A single genomic interval of Nostoc commune NIES-4072 harbors:
- the ycf46 gene encoding stress-responsive protein Ycf46: MKEELNILIQAQYPLIYLVTSEEERAEQAVSTIAQLLKPQRRVFVWTVTHGIVEYGQPRNVTQHNTVSPEAAIEWIIRQKEPSIFILKDLHPFIDAPATNRSLRDAIASFKGTQKNIILMSPMQQVPIELEKEVVVIDFTLPDMAELNKVLTQHVDQNRGRRLTTEAREKLLRAALGLTKDEAEKVYRKAQVTTGRLTEDEVDIVLSEKKQLIRRNGILEYIEEDETIDAVGGLEELKRWLKQRSNAFTERAREYGLPQPKGMLILGVPGCGKSLIAKTTSRLWGLPLLRLDMGRVYDGSMVGRSEANLRNALKTAESISPAILFIDELDKSFAGSGGSSDSDGGTSSRIFGSFLTWMQDKKSPVFVMATANRVERLPGEFLRKGRFDEIFFVDLPTPEERQQIFNIHLTKRREDISRFDLEQLAKMSDGFSGAEIEQAIVAAMYEAFAQDREFTQLDIIAALKATLPLSRTMQEQVTALRDWARQRARPAASSVAEYQRMEF, encoded by the coding sequence ATGAAAGAAGAGCTCAATATCCTAATTCAAGCTCAATACCCTTTAATCTACCTTGTGACCTCCGAGGAAGAGCGGGCCGAGCAAGCAGTTTCCACAATCGCCCAATTGTTAAAGCCCCAACGTCGAGTATTTGTTTGGACAGTAACACACGGCATTGTGGAGTATGGTCAACCTCGGAATGTCACCCAACATAATACGGTGTCTCCAGAGGCGGCCATTGAGTGGATAATCCGGCAGAAAGAACCAAGTATATTTATTCTTAAAGATTTACATCCTTTTATTGATGCGCCTGCAACAAACAGATCGTTACGTGATGCGATCGCTAGCTTTAAAGGTACGCAAAAGAACATTATTTTAATGTCTCCGATGCAACAAGTACCTATAGAGCTAGAAAAAGAAGTTGTTGTTATCGATTTTACACTGCCAGATATGGCAGAGTTAAATAAAGTATTAACTCAGCACGTAGACCAAAACCGTGGTCGGCGTTTGACAACAGAAGCCAGAGAAAAGCTTCTTAGAGCAGCTTTAGGTCTAACTAAAGATGAAGCTGAGAAAGTCTACCGAAAGGCACAGGTAACAACAGGGCGTTTGACGGAAGATGAAGTAGATATAGTTTTATCTGAGAAAAAGCAACTAATTCGGCGCAATGGAATCTTAGAATACATTGAAGAAGATGAAACCATTGATGCTGTAGGTGGCTTAGAAGAGTTAAAAAGATGGCTCAAGCAACGCTCTAACGCTTTTACAGAAAGAGCGAGAGAGTATGGTTTACCTCAACCAAAAGGGATGTTAATTCTCGGAGTTCCCGGTTGTGGTAAGTCATTAATTGCCAAAACTACTTCCCGACTGTGGGGTTTACCACTGTTGCGGTTGGATATGGGGCGAGTTTACGACGGCTCAATGGTGGGACGAAGTGAAGCAAACTTGCGAAACGCCCTGAAAACAGCAGAATCTATTTCCCCAGCGATTTTGTTTATCGATGAATTGGATAAATCCTTTGCTGGTAGTGGAGGTTCTTCCGATTCCGATGGGGGGACTTCAAGTAGAATCTTCGGCTCCTTCCTCACATGGATGCAAGACAAGAAATCACCAGTGTTCGTGATGGCAACTGCCAACAGAGTAGAACGCTTACCTGGCGAATTCTTAAGGAAAGGACGCTTTGATGAAATTTTCTTTGTGGATTTGCCAACACCGGAAGAACGGCAACAGATTTTTAACATTCATCTGACCAAGCGCCGTGAAGACATCTCTCGGTTCGATCTTGAGCAACTAGCCAAGATGTCTGATGGCTTTTCTGGAGCAGAAATTGAGCAAGCGATCGTTGCGGCAATGTATGAAGCTTTTGCCCAAGATCGGGAGTTCACCCAACTAGATATTATTGCTGCACTGAAGGCAACATTGCCGCTGTCTCGAACGATGCAAGAACAAGTAACGGCTCTGAGAGATTGGGCCAGACAGCGCGCACGCCCCGCAGCGTCCTCCGTAGCTGAATATCAGCGAATGGAGTTCTAA
- a CDS encoding DUF7380 domain-containing protein — protein MSQFESVPQFELSDFDKYQWTEILDKRISKECQNYSEEFRILSEAYKLSGDRIAQEIFKFLSEITSLLMEPQSLPAVEEMITSALSDHHLAILRGLTINSKPQTFENQRNNKGFSHR, from the coding sequence ATGTCACAATTTGAATCTGTACCACAGTTTGAGTTATCAGACTTTGATAAGTATCAATGGACAGAGATATTAGATAAAAGAATCTCAAAAGAATGCCAAAATTACAGCGAGGAATTTCGTATTTTATCCGAAGCATATAAATTATCTGGTGACAGAATAGCTCAGGAGATTTTCAAATTCTTAAGTGAGATTACTTCTCTTCTGATGGAGCCGCAGAGCCTCCCTGCTGTAGAAGAGATGATAACCTCAGCTTTGTCTGATCATCATTTGGCTATATTAAGAGGGTTAACTATAAACAGTAAACCACAAACTTTTGAAAACCAACGTAATAATAAGGGTTTCAGCCATCGTTAA
- a CDS encoding DUF1257 domain-containing protein: MSHFSTLRTKITDAEILKASLRDLGISVKTEADVRGYNGQRVRSDIVAMLDGEYDLGWSRNSDGSFDLIADLWGVAKKHNQTELINSINQKYAVNKTLAEVKQRGLQNANVKLVLQ, from the coding sequence ATGTCTCACTTTAGCACCCTGCGTACCAAGATCACCGATGCCGAAATCCTCAAAGCTTCTTTGCGCGACCTCGGTATCAGCGTAAAGACTGAAGCTGATGTCCGTGGTTATAACGGTCAGCGCGTCCGTTCTGACATCGTTGCTATGTTAGATGGCGAATATGACCTCGGCTGGTCTCGCAACAGCGATGGTTCTTTTGACCTAATTGCTGACCTGTGGGGCGTTGCTAAGAAGCACAACCAAACCGAGTTGATCAACTCAATCAACCAAAAGTATGCTGTTAACAAAACTTTGGCTGAAGTAAAACAGCGCGGTCTGCAAAACGCCAATGTGAAGTTGGTATTGCAATAA
- a CDS encoding SDR family oxidoreductase, translated as MCVSPNRVSLMARSPQILDLADELGGIATQGSITNFQDLQRLVETTLTQFGRIDAVVNSFGDPPRPDLLSISDEMWIENFEMLFLSVVRIAKLVTEAMRYSGGGVIVNISASDSHEPELGTPFSGTLRAAMEGFTKLYAKRYKADKIRMVSVAPFFVADSMAELEGWNIPSDLMLGRPTTYAEFGKIIAFLISDDAKFITGTTLKVDEAYSSAI; from the coding sequence GTGTGCGTAAGTCCTAATAGGGTTTCACTGATGGCGCGATCGCCACAGATTCTGGATTTAGCAGATGAATTGGGCGGTATTGCTACTCAAGGATCAATTACCAATTTTCAAGACTTACAGCGATTAGTAGAGACAACTTTAACTCAATTTGGTCGTATTGATGCAGTAGTAAATAGTTTTGGAGATCCACCCCGACCAGATTTGCTATCTATTTCTGATGAAATGTGGATAGAAAACTTTGAAATGCTGTTTTTGAGTGTTGTCCGCATCGCCAAACTAGTTACAGAAGCAATGCGATATTCAGGAGGCGGTGTCATCGTGAATATTTCCGCGTCTGACTCCCATGAACCAGAATTAGGGACACCCTTTAGCGGTACACTTCGCGCCGCAATGGAAGGGTTTACAAAACTTTATGCCAAGCGTTACAAGGCAGATAAAATTCGCATGGTTTCCGTAGCGCCTTTTTTTGTCGCAGATTCAATGGCAGAGTTAGAGGGATGGAATATACCTTCAGATTTGATGCTTGGTCGTCCTACTACCTATGCAGAATTTGGTAAAATAATTGCTTTTCTGATTTCTGATGATGCCAAGTTTATTACAGGCACAACCTTGAAGGTGGATGAAGCCTATTCTTCTGCTATTTAG
- the thrB gene encoding homoserine kinase, with product MSVVSTITVTVPATTANLGPGFDCIGAALKLYNEFKFTRLEEGKLTINVTGAEAERVQTDESNLLYQAFVKFYQYIKQTPPTVKIEIKLGVPLARGLGSSATAIVGGLVAANQLEGATLSQSQVMELAIAMEGHPDNVVPALLGGCRLAATSGAAWEICDLPWHQDIVPVIAIPNFELSTSEARGVLPTEVSRADAIFNTAHLGLLLRGLETGNGQWLKTALQDKLHQPYRKALIPGYDALNIAAVSAGAYGMVISGAGPTLLALADKLHSEAVETAMLAAWQEEGITAEVRSLSLDTQGAKSF from the coding sequence ATGTCTGTTGTTTCTACCATCACTGTTACCGTTCCCGCCACAACTGCGAATTTGGGGCCTGGTTTTGATTGCATCGGTGCAGCTTTAAAGCTGTACAACGAGTTCAAGTTCACTCGCCTAGAAGAGGGTAAACTAACTATTAATGTCACTGGTGCAGAAGCTGAACGAGTCCAAACTGATGAGAGCAATCTCCTCTACCAAGCGTTTGTCAAGTTCTATCAATATATAAAGCAGACACCGCCAACTGTGAAAATAGAGATTAAGTTAGGTGTACCGTTGGCGAGGGGTTTGGGTAGTTCGGCGACAGCAATTGTTGGCGGGTTAGTTGCTGCTAATCAACTTGAGGGTGCAACTCTTTCTCAGTCACAGGTGATGGAGTTAGCGATCGCAATGGAGGGACATCCTGATAATGTAGTTCCAGCTTTGTTGGGAGGATGTCGTTTGGCTGCTACCAGTGGCGCAGCTTGGGAAATTTGTGATCTTCCCTGGCATCAAGATATTGTACCAGTTATAGCTATTCCTAATTTTGAACTTTCCACTTCCGAGGCGCGGGGAGTTCTCCCAACTGAAGTGAGTCGCGCCGATGCGATTTTCAATACAGCACATTTGGGGTTATTGTTGCGCGGCTTAGAAACTGGTAACGGACAATGGTTAAAAACAGCTTTGCAAGATAAGTTGCATCAGCCCTATCGCAAAGCCTTGATTCCTGGTTACGATGCTCTCAACATCGCAGCTGTTAGTGCTGGTGCTTATGGTATGGTAATTAGTGGTGCGGGGCCGACACTGTTAGCTTTGGCAGACAAATTACACTCAGAGGCTGTGGAGACGGCGATGTTAGCTGCTTGGCAAGAAGAAGGAATTACAGCCGAGGTGCGATCGCTTTCTCTCGATACCCAAGGCGCAAAAAGCTTTTAA
- a CDS encoding NAD(P)H-quinone oxidoreductase subunit 4, protein MNAIEFPWLTAIILLPLVAALAIPLIPDKEGRTVRWYGLGVAIADFALMIYAFWYKYDFQSSTLQFVENYPWIPQLGLHWAVGVDGLSMPLLLLTGLINTLAIFAAWKVTTKPRLFYGLMLAMYSAQLGVFVAQDLLLFFLMWEIELVPVYLLISIWGGQNRRYAATKFILYTAAASIFILIAGFALVFSGDTVTFDMATLGMKEYPKTLELLVYAGFLIAFGVKLPIFPLHTWLPDAHGEASAPGSMILAGVLLKMGGYALIRFNVEMLPNAHVTFAPVLAILGVVNIVYGACCAFAQTNLKRRLAYSSIAHMGFVLIGIASYTELGISGAVLQMVSHGLIAASLFFLSGVTYDRTHTLMMDKMGGMAKVMPKTFALFTIGSMASLALPGMSGFVGELMVFLGIATSDVYSSSFKVVVVLLSAVGVILTPIYLLSMLRQVFYGEQSQELHLDAVISDVKPREIFITACLLLPIIGIGFYPKLATQTYDVKAMELAAHAREVLPVVAHQQPSSLYSRIFSAPTLATSQVESSINISE, encoded by the coding sequence ATGAATGCTATTGAATTTCCCTGGCTAACAGCCATAATCCTCTTACCCTTGGTGGCTGCCTTAGCCATTCCCCTAATCCCAGACAAAGAAGGTAGAACTGTCCGGTGGTATGGTCTGGGAGTTGCGATCGCTGACTTTGCACTGATGATTTATGCCTTTTGGTACAAGTACGACTTCCAAAGTTCAACACTCCAATTTGTAGAAAACTATCCTTGGATACCGCAGTTAGGTTTGCATTGGGCTGTGGGGGTTGATGGTTTATCGATGCCCTTGCTGCTTCTAACAGGTTTAATAAATACCCTCGCAATATTCGCGGCTTGGAAAGTTACCACCAAGCCGCGATTATTTTATGGTTTGATGCTAGCGATGTACAGCGCCCAGCTTGGCGTATTTGTTGCTCAAGATTTGCTGCTGTTCTTCCTGATGTGGGAAATCGAGTTAGTGCCAGTTTACCTGCTGATTTCCATCTGGGGAGGACAAAACCGCCGTTATGCGGCTACCAAGTTCATTCTCTACACCGCCGCCGCATCAATATTTATCTTGATTGCCGGTTTTGCACTTGTCTTCTCTGGAGATACCGTCACCTTCGACATGGCGACTCTGGGAATGAAAGAATACCCCAAAACCTTGGAATTGTTGGTTTATGCAGGTTTCTTAATTGCCTTCGGTGTAAAATTACCGATTTTCCCTTTACATACTTGGCTACCTGATGCCCACGGTGAAGCATCAGCACCCGGTTCAATGATTTTGGCTGGTGTGTTGTTAAAAATGGGTGGTTATGCCCTCATCCGCTTCAATGTGGAAATGTTACCCAATGCCCATGTGACTTTTGCCCCAGTGCTGGCAATTTTGGGTGTGGTTAACATTGTCTACGGTGCTTGCTGTGCCTTTGCTCAAACTAATCTCAAACGCCGCTTGGCTTACTCTTCAATAGCCCACATGGGGTTTGTGCTGATTGGGATTGCCTCTTATACAGAACTAGGTATCAGTGGTGCAGTGCTACAGATGGTTTCCCACGGACTGATTGCTGCTAGCTTGTTCTTCCTGTCTGGCGTGACTTATGATCGCACCCACACCTTGATGATGGATAAAATGGGCGGTATGGCTAAGGTAATGCCCAAAACCTTTGCTCTGTTTACCATCGGTTCAATGGCTTCTCTCGCTTTACCCGGAATGAGTGGTTTTGTGGGTGAGCTGATGGTATTTCTCGGTATCGCCACCAGTGATGTTTACAGTTCCAGCTTCAAGGTTGTAGTTGTGTTGCTGTCAGCAGTTGGCGTGATTTTGACACCAATTTATTTACTGTCGATGCTGCGTCAAGTGTTCTACGGCGAGCAAAGTCAAGAGTTGCACTTGGATGCTGTAATATCTGATGTCAAACCCCGCGAAATATTTATTACCGCTTGTTTGCTGCTACCAATCATCGGAATTGGTTTCTATCCCAAATTGGCAACGCAGACTTATGATGTAAAGGCAATGGAATTAGCAGCCCATGCTCGTGAAGTTCTACCAGTCGTTGCTCATCAACAACCATCAAGTCTCTACTCGCGGATTTTCTCTGCACCAACATTGGCTACTTCTCAAGTTGAAAGTTCGATTAATATTTCTGAGTAA
- a CDS encoding FHA domain-containing protein, which yields MYSASQTAELTLELFHFQTNKSLQFPANLSVICIGKPNDQKPPDIDISGLPDSDVASRIHAQIWINGDEYHITDLGSSNGTYINGAKLQPQVFFPLHPGDRISLGQGEKITFIFRVQQHSASATTNPLPNSAPTKITAPTIGKEEEQVILASKLIGLGLILAGVTFLSTSIYVSVYLRSTPGILLCIGGVVALNWSGRDNRKLRWVLIGIGIALFIASGVVIGSVSLFSMLVSFAGISCGYQLFATGKVFNFNPFTLQIVKKSANSGNH from the coding sequence ATGTACAGTGCATCTCAAACAGCCGAGCTTACTTTGGAGCTTTTTCACTTCCAAACCAACAAATCTTTGCAATTTCCAGCAAATCTTTCTGTAATTTGCATCGGTAAGCCAAACGACCAAAAACCACCAGATATTGATATTTCTGGCTTACCAGATTCGGATGTAGCATCTCGCATCCACGCGCAAATTTGGATAAATGGGGATGAATACCATATCACCGATTTGGGCAGTTCTAATGGCACATACATTAATGGTGCGAAACTTCAACCTCAAGTTTTTTTCCCACTGCATCCAGGAGATAGAATTTCTCTTGGGCAAGGAGAGAAAATAACTTTCATTTTTAGGGTGCAGCAGCACTCTGCATCTGCCACAACAAATCCTCTGCCAAACTCAGCGCCTACAAAAATTACAGCGCCTACCATTGGCAAAGAAGAGGAACAGGTAATCCTTGCTAGCAAGCTCATTGGCTTAGGACTAATCCTAGCAGGCGTTACATTTTTAAGTACAAGTATTTATGTGAGCGTCTACTTACGCAGCACACCTGGAATTTTGCTGTGTATCGGAGGTGTAGTAGCTCTAAATTGGAGTGGGCGCGATAATCGGAAACTGCGATGGGTGTTGATTGGCATAGGAATTGCTTTATTCATCGCCAGTGGTGTTGTAATCGGTTCTGTGTCACTTTTTTCTATGCTGGTGTCATTCGCTGGCATATCTTGTGGATATCAGTTGTTTGCAACCGGAAAGGTGTTCAACTTTAATCCGTTTACGCTCCAAATAGTTAAAAAATCAGCCAACTCAGGCAATCATTAA
- a CDS encoding response regulator, which translates to MNEIKILVIEDHNLTRIGLRAALQTQPEFNIVGEAANAAEGIKLLKSLKPDVATIDIGLPDMDGIELTRTFRQYQAENEDYTTKLLILTMQNSEQAVLAAFAAGADSYCMKDIETERLVEAVRTTHAGSSWIDPAIADLVLQQIRQDFPDSSRGASGKRVLIEGIDPDVEKSIVTYPLTHREMDVLELIVAGCDNAEIAKRLYLTVGTVKTHVRGILNKLCVADRTQAAVRALRAGLVP; encoded by the coding sequence ATGAATGAAATCAAGATCCTTGTAATTGAAGATCACAACCTTACGAGAATCGGCTTACGGGCTGCCTTACAAACCCAGCCAGAGTTTAATATTGTTGGTGAAGCAGCCAATGCAGCCGAAGGCATTAAGCTTCTGAAAAGTCTTAAGCCGGATGTTGCTACTATTGACATCGGTTTGCCTGACATGGATGGTATTGAGCTGACACGCACATTTAGGCAATATCAAGCAGAGAATGAAGATTATACTACAAAACTGCTAATTTTAACCATGCAAAACAGCGAACAGGCAGTTTTAGCAGCATTTGCAGCAGGTGCAGATTCTTATTGCATGAAGGATATCGAAACTGAAAGACTAGTTGAGGCTGTGCGAACGACCCATGCAGGTAGCTCATGGATCGATCCAGCGATCGCAGACCTTGTACTACAACAAATACGTCAAGATTTCCCCGATAGTAGCAGAGGCGCATCTGGAAAAAGAGTCTTGATTGAAGGTATTGACCCAGATGTTGAAAAAAGCATAGTCACCTATCCTTTAACTCATAGGGAGATGGATGTTTTAGAGTTGATTGTCGCTGGGTGTGACAATGCAGAAATTGCGAAAAGGCTCTATTTAACAGTCGGTACTGTAAAAACTCATGTTCGAGGTATTCTCAATAAACTTTGTGTTGCTGACCGGACACAGGCTGCCGTCCGTGCCTTGCGGGCTGGATTAGTACCGTGA
- a CDS encoding NAD(P)H-quinone oxidoreductase subunit 4: MIADQFPWLTAIVLLPLVASLLIPVLPDKDGKRVRWYALGIGIADFALMCYAFWKHYDASNASFQMVESYAWMPQLGLNWAVSVDGLSAPLVLLAGFVTTLSIFSAWQVDHRPRLFYFLMLVLYSAQVGVFVAKDLLLFFIMWEVELIPVYLLVCIWGGQRRRYAATKFLLYTAAASIFILVAALAMGLYGGGDMTFDITALAKKEYPLGLQLLLYTGLLVAFGVKLAVFPMHTWLPDAHGEASSPVSMVLAGVLLKMGGYGLIRLNLELLPDAHIYFAPVLAILGVVNIIYGALNSFAQTNMKRRLAYSSISHMGFVLLGIASFTDLGINGAMLQMISHGLIASVLFFLAGVTYDRTHTMVMKDMGGIGQAMPKVFALFTIGAMASLALPGMSGFAGELSVFVGMTSSDVYSSTFCTVTVFLAAVGVILTPIYLLSMLREVFYGKDAALLCDINNAGLENQEDEGTVCFGTDCLVPEEAVYDDARPREVFIAACFLLMIIGIGFYPKMAMQMYDVKTVAVNANLRQSYAIVSQTNPQIYAKGFLVPQISEVEVAPVLGTF; the protein is encoded by the coding sequence ATGATAGCGGATCAATTTCCTTGGCTTACCGCGATTGTCTTGCTGCCACTCGTTGCTTCCCTGCTTATCCCTGTGCTGCCTGATAAAGATGGTAAGCGCGTGCGGTGGTATGCATTGGGTATAGGTATCGCAGACTTTGCTTTGATGTGCTATGCCTTTTGGAAGCATTACGATGCCAGCAATGCTAGTTTTCAAATGGTGGAAAGTTATGCGTGGATGCCTCAGTTGGGTCTTAACTGGGCAGTATCAGTCGATGGACTTTCAGCGCCACTTGTGCTTCTGGCAGGATTTGTCACCACACTCTCGATTTTTTCGGCCTGGCAAGTTGATCACCGTCCCCGCCTCTTCTATTTTTTAATGCTGGTGCTGTATTCCGCACAGGTAGGGGTGTTCGTTGCCAAAGACTTGCTGCTATTTTTCATTATGTGGGAAGTAGAGTTGATACCTGTCTACCTACTAGTCTGCATCTGGGGTGGGCAAAGGCGACGCTATGCGGCTACAAAATTTTTGTTGTATACCGCAGCAGCTTCTATATTTATTTTAGTGGCAGCCTTGGCAATGGGGCTATACGGCGGCGGTGATATGACATTTGATATAACTGCCCTGGCTAAGAAGGAATATCCTCTTGGACTACAGCTGCTACTTTATACAGGGTTATTGGTTGCATTTGGTGTCAAGCTTGCTGTTTTCCCGATGCATACCTGGTTGCCTGATGCTCACGGCGAAGCATCATCTCCTGTGTCAATGGTTCTAGCTGGTGTATTGCTGAAGATGGGTGGATACGGACTGATTCGCCTGAATCTTGAACTGCTCCCCGATGCACACATTTACTTTGCGCCGGTTCTAGCGATTCTCGGCGTTGTCAATATTATTTATGGTGCATTGAACTCCTTTGCTCAGACGAATATGAAGCGGCGTTTGGCTTATTCGTCGATATCCCACATGGGGTTTGTGCTGCTTGGGATTGCATCATTCACTGATTTGGGAATCAACGGTGCGATGTTGCAGATGATTTCGCATGGTTTGATTGCATCAGTGCTGTTCTTCTTAGCCGGCGTTACTTACGATCGCACCCACACAATGGTAATGAAAGATATGGGTGGTATTGGTCAAGCCATGCCCAAAGTCTTTGCCCTGTTTACAATCGGAGCAATGGCATCTCTAGCACTTCCCGGTATGAGTGGCTTTGCTGGCGAACTCTCAGTATTTGTTGGTATGACAAGCAGTGACGTTTACAGTTCAACTTTCTGCACCGTCACAGTTTTTCTCGCCGCAGTTGGAGTCATCCTCACACCTATCTATCTACTTTCCATGCTGCGAGAGGTATTTTATGGAAAAGATGCAGCACTCCTATGTGACATTAATAATGCAGGTTTGGAAAATCAAGAAGATGAGGGAACAGTTTGTTTTGGTACAGACTGCTTAGTACCAGAAGAAGCAGTCTACGACGATGCTAGACCGCGTGAGGTGTTTATCGCTGCCTGTTTTCTGTTGATGATTATTGGTATTGGTTTCTATCCCAAAATGGCGATGCAGATGTACGACGTGAAGACTGTTGCAGTCAATGCTAATCTTCGCCAGTCTTATGCCATAGTCTCGCAAACAAATCCCCAGATTTATGCTAAGGGATTCTTGGTTCCACAAATTTCTGAGGTTGAGGTAGCGCCCGTTTTGGGAACTTTTTAG